From Pseudobdellovibrio exovorus JSS, a single genomic window includes:
- a CDS encoding sensor histidine kinase, translating to MNKLKNSLNTPNVRLLGALVFMLSCTAAVIGMALAQPRTGIAFDVGGVLRSAEGQTFEIEALDMTPEPGEIAVDADLDRFYQRQGALESLLSSEGTVYEQDGFEQSVTKVPFAVSDLMAIFWIQIAVGVGAFAISVWVWALRPRDLATSLFALSGVSTLLFTFSAALYTTRELALPVGLFKTLAAMNCFGASLFGICVVGLFLVYPVRLKFWRPILITQAVVFMAWTGLAIARITPANYAVNFITMIEMLGILLAIIAQYFATSRLPQARAALIWLGLAVLVGAGAFILLNAVPLVFDSEVAIEQGYAFLFFLVIYIGLAAGLRRYRLFEVGQWAYRILFYAVGALVLIALDVFLVSSLDVSRVPALSVSLLVLTLVYLPLRDYIWQFVGRRQKVKTQDLLAEAMHVALASSSSGRSERWQGLLKKLFDPLKIEASLEEVNEVQIVEDGLQLLIPSVANTPCLRISYPWAGKALFDVESSQLAAQVLILVKQAETNREAYDRGVIEERRRMARDLHDDVGARLMTGITLADDKLRPNLQAALEDIRSIVSGISEENVVLQNLLAEVRHETARRVESAGITLHWPVSSAQSFDPQLSYRQHKAIRSALREVVSNVIRHARANQLKVSVEVGENKMNIVVEDDGCGIPESILSAGAAGNGLKNLQYRLRDIQGSIQIVRLTQGTRIDLVVPYGLQ from the coding sequence ATGAATAAATTAAAAAATAGCCTCAATACTCCGAATGTGCGTCTTTTAGGGGCGTTGGTCTTTATGTTGAGCTGTACGGCTGCTGTGATTGGGATGGCGTTAGCCCAACCTCGTACGGGGATTGCCTTTGATGTCGGTGGAGTCTTGCGCTCAGCAGAGGGGCAAACCTTTGAAATCGAAGCCTTGGACATGACACCAGAGCCGGGGGAAATTGCGGTGGATGCTGACTTAGATCGATTTTATCAGCGTCAGGGGGCATTGGAGTCACTTTTGTCATCAGAAGGGACTGTCTATGAGCAAGATGGGTTTGAACAGTCAGTAACAAAAGTCCCATTTGCTGTGTCGGATTTGATGGCCATTTTTTGGATACAAATCGCGGTAGGAGTAGGCGCTTTCGCTATTTCCGTTTGGGTATGGGCCCTGCGTCCGCGGGATCTGGCCACATCGCTCTTTGCTTTGAGTGGCGTTTCGACATTGCTCTTTACATTTTCGGCAGCACTTTACACAACACGTGAGCTCGCTTTACCTGTTGGGCTTTTCAAAACTCTGGCTGCTATGAACTGTTTTGGAGCCTCACTTTTTGGTATTTGTGTAGTCGGATTATTCCTTGTTTATCCGGTTCGTTTGAAGTTCTGGCGCCCGATTTTAATTACTCAAGCGGTCGTCTTTATGGCATGGACGGGACTAGCTATAGCACGTATTACTCCTGCAAATTATGCTGTTAATTTTATCACGATGATTGAAATGCTGGGAATCTTGTTGGCGATCATCGCACAGTATTTTGCAACGTCACGTTTGCCACAGGCCCGTGCGGCGCTGATTTGGCTTGGCTTAGCCGTGCTTGTCGGTGCCGGAGCGTTTATTTTGTTAAATGCAGTGCCTTTAGTTTTTGATAGCGAAGTTGCCATTGAGCAAGGCTACGCTTTTCTATTTTTCTTAGTGATCTATATTGGCTTAGCGGCAGGACTGCGACGCTACAGACTTTTTGAAGTGGGGCAGTGGGCTTACCGCATTTTATTCTATGCTGTTGGCGCGTTAGTCTTAATTGCGTTGGATGTCTTTTTAGTGAGTTCATTAGATGTCAGCCGTGTGCCAGCATTGAGTGTGTCTTTACTTGTTTTGACTTTGGTGTACTTACCTTTGCGTGATTATATTTGGCAGTTTGTAGGAAGACGTCAAAAAGTGAAAACTCAAGATCTTTTAGCAGAAGCGATGCACGTGGCCTTAGCCTCTTCATCGTCAGGTAGATCTGAAAGATGGCAAGGTCTACTTAAGAAATTATTTGATCCCTTGAAAATTGAAGCGTCGTTAGAAGAGGTGAACGAAGTACAAATAGTCGAGGATGGTTTACAATTGCTGATCCCATCTGTAGCGAATACACCCTGCTTGCGTATTTCTTATCCTTGGGCGGGGAAGGCTTTGTTTGATGTGGAGTCGTCCCAACTGGCGGCTCAGGTTTTAATTTTAGTGAAGCAGGCTGAAACTAATCGTGAGGCCTATGATCGTGGAGTGATTGAAGAAAGACGTCGTATGGCTCGTGATCTTCACGATGATGTGGGTGCGCGCCTGATGACAGGGATCACATTGGCTGATGATAAGCTCCGTCCCAACTTGCAGGCCGCATTAGAAGATATTCGCAGTATTGTCAGCGGAATTTCGGAAGAGAATGTGGTTTTGCAGAACCTCTTGGCGGAAGTTCGTCATGAAACAGCTCGCCGAGTTGAATCTGCTGGAATAACTTTGCATTGGCCCGTGTCTTCGGCGCAGAGCTTCGATCCACAACTGAGCTATCGTCAGCACAAGGCCATTCGCTCGGCACTACGGGAAGTCGTATCGAATGTGATTCGCCATGCGCGTGCGAATCAACTTAAGGTTTCTGTTGAGGTCGGTGAAAATAAAATGAATATCGTGGTTGAAGATGATGGGTGTGGAATTCCTGAGTCTATTTTGTCTGCTGGTGCCGCCGGAAATGGCTTAAAGAATCTGCAATATCGTCTGCGCGATATTCAAGGATCTATTCAGATTGTACGTTTAACACAGGGTACACGGATTGATTTAGTAGTGCCTTACGGCTTGCAATAG
- a CDS encoding response regulator transcription factor: MSILPTSNSFQNICLIVEDQPQVCNFLTQSMTEAFPELRVIVRSNITAAIEWLKQRTPEMKAQQPLRLGLIDLGLPDGSGVELIRYLKTNEPDTRSVVVTIYDDDQHVFEALAAGASGYILKFESPAHFVEILKRIQKDEPPLSPSIARKMLAHFNTMALTSSSSLEIPEATETKKTPLTAREQETLTLLSRGLTVAEAAGEMKLSPQTVAGYVKIIYQKLQVTNRAEATREAIRLGLG; this comes from the coding sequence ATGTCGATATTACCCACTTCTAACTCTTTTCAGAATATTTGCTTAATCGTCGAGGACCAACCTCAAGTCTGCAACTTTCTTACTCAGTCAATGACTGAGGCCTTCCCTGAACTTAGAGTTATTGTCCGTTCCAATATCACAGCAGCTATCGAGTGGTTAAAACAACGTACGCCAGAGATGAAGGCCCAGCAGCCATTACGCCTTGGCCTAATTGACCTTGGATTGCCCGATGGTTCCGGAGTCGAACTGATTCGCTATCTAAAAACGAATGAGCCCGATACACGCAGTGTGGTCGTCACCATTTATGACGATGACCAACATGTCTTTGAAGCCCTAGCTGCTGGTGCCAGTGGATATATTTTAAAATTTGAATCACCGGCTCACTTTGTGGAAATTCTAAAACGCATCCAAAAAGATGAACCGCCGTTGTCCCCATCTATTGCCCGTAAGATGCTGGCCCACTTTAACACCATGGCTTTGACTTCCTCTTCGTCATTGGAAATACCTGAAGCCACGGAAACAAAAAAGACTCCGTTAACAGCCCGTGAGCAAGAGACTCTCACTCTGCTTTCCCGCGGTCTAACTGTGGCCGAAGCGGCTGGCGAGATGAAGCTGAGCCCCCAAACCGTGGCTGGGTACGTGAAGATCATCTACCAAAAACTGCAAGTCACCAATCGCGCAGAGGCTACCCGCGAAGCCATCCGCTTAGGTCTAGGCTAG
- the proB gene encoding glutamate 5-kinase produces the protein MASWSFLLHFLFCKIILIMAKKSKRIRWVVKAGSNMVCNGGPLLIKSWAQQVAQLRRDYNIEVIWVSSGAIASAKSRIATNKIPKKNLKLNEKQALSAIGQPLVMDLYNMALQAESLRGAQVLLTSDDLNHRGRRQNLKNTLQTLLKWDIIPVLNENDTVATEEIQFGDNDSLSARVAIHMNADRLVILTDVDGLFDSDPTKNPQARLVPSLERVATKDLTQPGLKGKSQHGTGGMYSKLLASRLATQKGIESFLVKGDLPSVLLQLAKGVSVGTHIKAKKSK, from the coding sequence ATGGCATCGTGGAGTTTCTTGCTTCACTTCCTATTCTGTAAGATCATTTTAATCATGGCGAAAAAATCAAAGCGTATTCGTTGGGTTGTTAAAGCAGGTAGCAATATGGTCTGTAATGGTGGACCTCTTCTTATTAAATCATGGGCTCAACAAGTGGCCCAATTACGACGGGATTACAATATCGAAGTTATATGGGTTTCGTCGGGAGCTATCGCCTCTGCGAAAAGTCGTATCGCTACAAATAAAATTCCTAAAAAAAATCTGAAGCTCAATGAAAAACAAGCTCTTTCCGCCATCGGACAACCGCTGGTGATGGACCTTTACAACATGGCTTTACAAGCTGAGTCTTTGCGTGGAGCACAGGTGCTTTTAACCTCTGATGATTTGAATCATCGTGGACGTCGTCAAAATTTAAAAAACACTCTACAAACTCTTTTAAAGTGGGACATTATTCCTGTTCTTAACGAAAATGATACTGTTGCCACGGAAGAAATCCAATTTGGTGATAATGACTCGTTATCCGCACGTGTGGCGATTCACATGAATGCTGATCGCTTAGTTATTCTAACGGATGTGGACGGGCTATTCGATTCAGATCCAACTAAAAATCCTCAGGCAAGATTGGTCCCATCGCTGGAACGAGTGGCGACGAAGGATCTGACTCAACCCGGCCTTAAGGGAAAGAGTCAACATGGCACAGGTGGAATGTACTCGAAGCTATTGGCTTCACGTCTAGCCACGCAAAAAGGTATCGAGAGTTTTCTGGTCAAGGGCGATTTGCCTTCCGTTCTTTTACAATTAGCCAAAGGAGTCTCGGTTGGAACTCATATCAAAGCTAAAAAAAGTAAATAA